One window from the genome of Sphaerotilus microaerophilus encodes:
- a CDS encoding type VI secretion system Vgr family protein: MPPPITLSSPLPDDVLRFESMSVTAGLSMLGEMQLGLLSPKADLKPEALLGKPVLVKVALPEGGTRPFHGYVTRFGLGSSRGRYHGWQATVRPWLWFLTRTSDCRIFQEQTVPDIVKKVFQDHAIADFEFKLFRSYKPWVYCVQYRESDFNFVARLLEHEGIYWYFEHSDGAHKLILVDSASAHDPVPAPEALPYYENGGQRASGLPIISQWTFSREVRTGKVVLTSYDFERPSTSLQVENAKARGHELADYELFDFQGDYVQSADGSQWAEDRVDEMQARFQLLHGSSDAHNLAVGHTVSMLNHPRDDQNAKYLITGLSVHAQVEGDQSGSSAGGFHCDFSAIPAEQQFRPSRRTPKPFVQGPQTALVVGPGGEEIFTDKYGRVKVQFHWDRYGKKDEKSSCWVRVSHPWAGKNYGAIHIPRIGQEVVVDFLEGDPDQPLITGRIYNAEQMPPWDLPANATQSGILTRSSKGGAYDKANAIRFEDKSGAEQLWIHAEKNQDIEVENDETHWVGHDRSKTIDHDETTQVKHDRTETVGNNETITIGVDRTESVGSNETITIGVNRTESVGANETISIGANRSITVGASETATVALQRTHAVGVNESIAIGAAQEIAIGAAQVVAVGAAQTITVGANQSTSVGANQSNDIGANQSTNVGSNRSIQVGGDQSTSVGKGRSASVTNDDALKVGKNLVIDAGDSVTIKTGSASITMKKDGTITIKGKDITLDGSGKINVKASGDVVIKGSKVGVN; encoded by the coding sequence ATGCCCCCGCCCATCACGCTGAGCTCCCCGTTGCCCGACGACGTGCTGCGCTTCGAGTCGATGAGCGTCACGGCCGGGCTGAGCATGCTGGGCGAGATGCAATTGGGCCTGCTCAGCCCCAAGGCCGACCTCAAGCCCGAGGCCCTGCTGGGCAAGCCGGTGCTGGTGAAGGTGGCGCTGCCCGAAGGCGGCACGCGCCCGTTCCATGGCTACGTCACCCGCTTCGGACTGGGCTCCAGCCGCGGCCGGTATCACGGCTGGCAGGCCACGGTGCGCCCGTGGTTGTGGTTCCTCACCCGCACGTCGGACTGCCGCATCTTCCAGGAACAGACGGTGCCGGACATCGTCAAGAAGGTGTTCCAGGACCACGCCATCGCCGACTTCGAGTTCAAGCTCTTTCGCAGCTACAAGCCCTGGGTGTACTGCGTGCAGTACCGCGAGAGCGACTTCAACTTCGTCGCCCGGCTGCTGGAGCATGAGGGCATCTACTGGTACTTCGAGCACAGCGACGGCGCACACAAGCTCATCCTGGTGGATTCGGCCAGCGCCCACGACCCGGTGCCCGCGCCCGAGGCCCTGCCCTACTACGAGAACGGCGGCCAGCGCGCCAGCGGCCTGCCGATCATCAGCCAGTGGACCTTCAGCCGCGAGGTCCGCACCGGCAAGGTGGTGCTGACCAGCTACGACTTCGAGCGCCCCTCCACCAGCCTGCAGGTGGAAAACGCCAAGGCCCGCGGCCACGAACTGGCCGACTACGAGCTGTTCGACTTCCAGGGCGACTACGTCCAGAGCGCCGACGGCAGCCAGTGGGCCGAGGACCGTGTCGACGAGATGCAGGCGCGGTTCCAGCTGCTGCACGGCAGCAGTGACGCCCACAACCTGGCGGTGGGCCACACCGTCTCGATGCTCAACCACCCCCGCGACGACCAGAACGCCAAGTACCTCATCACCGGCCTGAGCGTGCACGCGCAGGTGGAAGGCGACCAGTCCGGATCCAGCGCGGGCGGCTTCCATTGCGACTTCTCCGCCATCCCGGCCGAGCAGCAGTTCCGCCCCAGCCGCCGCACCCCCAAGCCCTTCGTGCAGGGCCCGCAGACCGCCCTGGTGGTCGGCCCCGGCGGCGAGGAGATCTTCACCGACAAATACGGCCGCGTGAAGGTGCAGTTCCACTGGGACCGCTACGGCAAGAAGGACGAGAAGAGCTCCTGCTGGGTACGCGTCTCGCACCCCTGGGCAGGTAAGAACTACGGCGCCATCCACATCCCCCGCATCGGCCAGGAGGTGGTGGTCGACTTCCTCGAAGGCGACCCCGACCAGCCGCTCATCACCGGCCGCATCTACAACGCCGAGCAGATGCCGCCCTGGGACCTGCCCGCCAACGCCACGCAGAGCGGCATCCTCACGCGCAGCAGCAAGGGCGGCGCCTACGACAAGGCCAACGCCATCCGCTTCGAGGACAAGTCCGGCGCGGAGCAACTCTGGATCCACGCCGAGAAGAACCAGGACATCGAGGTCGAGAACGACGAAACCCACTGGGTCGGCCACGACCGCAGCAAGACCATCGACCACGACGAGACGACGCAGGTCAAGCACGACCGCACCGAGACGGTGGGCAACAACGAGACGATCACGATTGGCGTGGATCGCACCGAGTCGGTCGGTAGCAACGAGACCATCACCATCGGGGTGAACCGGACCGAGTCGGTGGGCGCCAACGAAACGATCAGCATCGGCGCCAACCGCAGCATCACGGTCGGCGCCAGCGAGACCGCCACCGTGGCGCTGCAACGCACCCACGCCGTGGGCGTCAACGAGTCGATCGCCATCGGCGCGGCGCAGGAAATCGCCATCGGCGCCGCGCAGGTGGTGGCGGTGGGCGCAGCGCAGACCATCACCGTGGGCGCCAACCAGTCCACCAGCGTCGGTGCGAACCAGAGCAACGACATCGGCGCCAATCAGAGCACCAACGTCGGCTCCAACCGCAGCATCCAGGTCGGCGGCGACCAGTCCACCAGCGTGGGCAAGGGCCGCAGCGCCTCGGTCACCAACGACGACGCCCTCAAGGTCGGCAAGAACCTCGTCATCGACGCCGGCGACTCCGTCACCATCAAGACCGGCAGCGCCAGCATCACGATGAAGAAGGACGGCACGATCACCATCAAGGGCAAGGACATCACGCTCGACGGCTCGGGAAAGATCAACGTGAAGGCGAGCGGGGATGTGGTGATCAAGGGCAGCAAGGTCGGGGTGAATTGA
- a CDS encoding tetratricopeptide repeat protein, whose product MSEQALAEAVRLLRSEQLPAAEAALTALLAAEPAQPDALHYLGVLRHIQGRSLEGIRLIRQALEQAPGAAGIWNNLGNILLECGELEEAAQAYQRSLAQDAAQPQAHNNLATLHRRQGRWAEAEGACLQALQADPGLPDAWYNLSLILLGQGRVREGLEANSRAILLWPRQLLAREQVLRALIVLGQLDEAARLYRDWLAEEPDNPVVQHQYAACLQGLAAQGVPQPQGDASGPPAPSRASDAYVETLFDHFAASFDAKLGQLHYRAPERVATAVREALGEPPGQAAAKLNVADLGCGTGLCGPLIRPWAARLAGCDLSVGMLRQAKARGVYDLLHKAELVYYLDTQPGQFDLLVCADTLCYFGDLQPVLAAARRALRPGGYFVFTVERLGFDNATGWQLQPNGRYAHTLAYLETGAAQAGLRLHAARADTLRQEAGQPVSGWVVTLAQPGK is encoded by the coding sequence ATGAGTGAGCAGGCCCTGGCCGAGGCGGTCCGCCTGCTGCGCAGCGAGCAGTTGCCGGCCGCAGAGGCCGCACTCACGGCGCTGCTCGCGGCCGAGCCCGCGCAGCCCGACGCGCTGCACTACCTCGGCGTCCTGCGCCACATCCAGGGCCGCAGCCTGGAAGGCATCCGGCTGATCCGGCAGGCGCTGGAGCAGGCGCCGGGGGCAGCAGGCATCTGGAACAACCTGGGCAACATCCTGCTGGAGTGCGGCGAGCTGGAGGAGGCTGCGCAGGCCTACCAGCGCAGCCTGGCACAGGACGCCGCCCAGCCGCAGGCCCACAACAACCTGGCCACGCTGCACCGCCGGCAGGGCCGCTGGGCCGAGGCGGAGGGGGCCTGCCTGCAGGCGCTGCAGGCCGATCCGGGCCTGCCGGACGCCTGGTACAACCTCTCGCTCATCCTGCTCGGGCAGGGCCGTGTGCGGGAAGGGCTGGAGGCCAACAGCCGCGCCATCCTGCTCTGGCCGCGGCAACTGCTGGCACGCGAGCAGGTGCTGCGTGCCCTGATCGTGCTCGGCCAGCTCGACGAGGCCGCCCGGCTGTACCGCGACTGGCTGGCCGAGGAGCCCGACAACCCCGTGGTGCAGCACCAGTACGCGGCCTGCCTGCAGGGCCTGGCGGCCCAGGGCGTTCCGCAACCCCAGGGCGATGCGAGCGGGCCGCCCGCGCCCAGCCGGGCCAGCGATGCCTACGTCGAGACGCTGTTCGACCACTTCGCCGCCAGCTTCGACGCCAAGCTGGGCCAGCTCCACTACCGCGCGCCGGAGCGGGTCGCCACGGCGGTGCGCGAGGCGCTTGGCGAGCCACCGGGCCAGGCCGCCGCCAAACTCAACGTGGCCGACCTGGGCTGCGGCACGGGCCTGTGCGGCCCGCTGATCCGCCCCTGGGCGGCCCGGCTGGCCGGCTGCGACCTCTCGGTGGGCATGCTGCGCCAGGCCAAGGCACGCGGCGTCTACGACCTGCTGCACAAGGCCGAGCTGGTGTACTACCTGGACACGCAGCCCGGCCAGTTCGACCTGCTGGTCTGTGCCGACACGCTCTGCTACTTCGGCGACCTCCAGCCCGTGCTGGCCGCCGCCCGGCGCGCGCTGCGGCCCGGCGGGTACTTCGTCTTCACCGTCGAGCGGCTGGGCTTCGACAACGCCACCGGCTGGCAGCTGCAGCCCAACGGGCGCTACGCCCACACCCTGGCCTACCTGGAGACCGGCGCGGCCCAGGCCGGCCTGAGGCTTCACGCAGCCCGGGCCGACACCCTGCGGCAGGAGGCGGGGCAGCCCGTGTCCGGCTGGGTCGTCACCCTCGCGCAGCCCGGAAAGTGA
- a CDS encoding YDG domain-containing protein — protein sequence MNRSPFPHPAAGRPAAGHPPARRCPGTFRLHPLCLALLVAWLPVQPTATLAQAPAQAPARSTLPSGMTVVQGQASTVTHGSRLTITNSANALLNWQSFSIGSDAAVRFEQPDAASRVLNRVTGNDPSAIFGQLSSNGQVWLLNPNGVLFGPGARIDVAGLVASTLNIGDAQWRAGRSLLTAGDSAPSGSVVNQGELRTTTGGYVLLVGGVGSTGGVRNEGVIDAPGGRVALAAGRSIDLADSSTPNLVVRVDTSAGDPGSVSNLGRISAAGGRIDLAAAIVNQSGIVRADTLDDLAGHVSLRGSASVTTSATSLTSASAGSGTIATAAGTILADSGPTGTSLLAGQWLAESTGGQGGQIRLLGERVALLDGARVDASGARGGGEVLMGGGAQGRDPTVRNARATYVARSARIAADATGEGNGGRIIVWGSDTARAYGHFSAQGGPAGGDGGLVETSGGWLDARPASMRTGAPKGRAGTWLLDPYDLTITDAANLTTGDVPVTGSVDPPTTYFNPTTDRAVLTSETIEAALNAGNNVYIATSNTDTTGSGLIKLSSANINVAPPAPVSLAIVAVGVVEVDRSVIESTAQPMNVYLMSNNANSSSISFANGSRIVTADSAYGGQRDGVIELVASNVAFGAGTSLTSRAAGNAITLRGLASPNLSSFINTAGAAALSAPNGRWLLYATNPTDTKAFDAGGLNHGATVYNSTYAATTDPGLAGSHLLLFSVAPRLYATGSGTALAKTYDGGNQIIVTGSGQIRGEINGDRILGFFTDANAGSGKTIELFPGNNTAQGIDLAGKPVYGYDAGENVNITAAVITAPAFTLSGSIDARPVTLSGLTVTSRPYDGTTAAAFTGASLSGLVGSQTLNVTTSATYANANAGLGKAVTGTAALADGGNGGLAANYLLTNPGIATTGDITPRPVSVGGFTAANRSYDGSTAATLSGGSLTGLVGSEQLTINASGVFADRNAGSAKTVTITTTLADGPTPVGAAAPAGLAANYQLSNPSTTTTATITPRDLAVSGATAASKTYDGSSAATISAWQLANVIGSDQVQVGSGSGLFDSPGAGSARGVTATATALVGNDAANYRLASASVRTQANIDPAALFYTATPAVRRIGEPLNNLAGSVTGFVAGESLASATTGTLRFTTPATPTSPAGHYAINGSGLSAANYRFVQSSGNATALALVTPQPADQPALIPATILPPARPSSPTDGRTLDASGALRYDADGRIRFGPVDVQNLPGDRLSAILETRLRFKQSVLAAARGQLENDPTLADAPACLTLEQVDSGTCLVTEELKARARDRQQLATAPGGLVQPPAPVQAPAPATGPSPAPSPTPSPAPSPAPAAAPVTPAPGSATAALPRPPTTGRPVLRNAALPQIQRKIAVVIGIDQYADTRIPSLDGARHDADAVANLFSSRLGYETVLIPDASREAILRGLNRVALQAGPSDSVIVYYAGHGELIEKTRLGYWLPANARVDQPQTWISNNDIGRLMARISASQVALISDSCFSGSLVGSEALRTAADADAAALLQRRSAVVMSSGGNEPVADSGKDGHSPFTWNLLRHLEQVSTWRPGGNVFEQVRQAVMREVPQRPRYGPALTGRHEAGGDYLFETRLYE from the coding sequence ATGAACCGATCCCCGTTCCCCCACCCCGCCGCCGGCCGCCCCGCCGCCGGCCACCCCCCGGCCCGGCGCTGCCCCGGCACCTTCCGGCTGCACCCGCTCTGCCTGGCCCTGCTGGTGGCCTGGCTGCCAGTGCAGCCCACCGCCACCCTGGCGCAGGCACCGGCTCAGGCACCCGCACGCAGCACGCTGCCCAGCGGCATGACGGTGGTGCAGGGCCAGGCCAGCACGGTGACCCATGGCAGCCGGCTGACCATCACCAACTCGGCCAATGCGCTGCTGAACTGGCAGAGCTTCTCCATCGGCAGCGATGCCGCCGTGCGCTTCGAGCAGCCCGACGCCGCCAGCCGGGTGCTCAACCGCGTCACGGGCAACGACCCCTCGGCGATCTTCGGCCAGCTCAGCAGCAACGGCCAGGTCTGGCTGCTCAACCCCAACGGCGTGCTGTTCGGTCCCGGCGCTCGCATCGACGTGGCCGGGCTGGTCGCCTCGACGCTGAACATCGGCGATGCGCAATGGCGTGCCGGGCGCAGCCTGCTCACGGCGGGGGACAGCGCCCCGTCGGGCAGTGTCGTCAACCAGGGCGAGCTGCGCACCACCACCGGCGGGTACGTGCTGCTCGTGGGTGGCGTGGGCAGTACGGGCGGCGTGCGCAACGAAGGTGTCATCGACGCCCCGGGCGGCCGGGTGGCCCTGGCGGCCGGGCGCAGCATCGACCTGGCCGACAGCAGCACGCCCAACCTCGTCGTGCGCGTGGACACCAGCGCAGGCGACCCGGGGAGCGTCAGCAACCTGGGGCGCATCAGCGCGGCGGGCGGGCGCATCGACCTGGCGGCGGCCATCGTCAACCAGAGCGGCATCGTGCGCGCCGATACGCTGGACGACCTGGCCGGCCACGTCAGCCTGCGCGGCAGCGCGTCGGTCACGACCTCGGCCACCAGCCTGACCAGCGCCAGCGCGGGCAGCGGCACGATCGCCACCGCCGCCGGCACGATCCTGGCCGACAGCGGCCCCACGGGCACCTCGCTGCTGGCCGGCCAGTGGCTGGCCGAGAGCACCGGCGGCCAGGGCGGGCAGATCCGGCTGCTGGGCGAGCGCGTCGCGCTGCTCGATGGTGCCCGGGTGGACGCCTCCGGCGCGCGCGGCGGTGGCGAGGTACTGATGGGCGGTGGCGCGCAGGGGCGTGACCCCACCGTGCGCAATGCCCGCGCCACCTACGTGGCCCGCAGCGCACGCATCGCCGCCGATGCCACCGGCGAGGGCAACGGCGGTCGCATCATCGTCTGGGGCAGCGACACGGCCCGCGCCTACGGCCACTTCAGCGCCCAGGGCGGCCCGGCCGGCGGCGACGGTGGCCTGGTCGAGACCTCCGGCGGCTGGCTCGACGCCCGCCCGGCCTCGATGCGCACCGGCGCGCCGAAGGGCCGGGCCGGGACCTGGTTGCTCGACCCCTATGACCTGACCATCACCGACGCCGCCAACCTGACGACCGGCGATGTGCCGGTGACTGGCTCGGTCGATCCGCCGACAACCTACTTCAACCCGACCACCGACAGGGCGGTGCTGACTTCAGAGACCATCGAGGCCGCCCTGAACGCCGGCAACAACGTCTACATCGCAACCTCCAACACGGACACCACGGGGAGCGGGCTCATCAAACTGAGCTCAGCCAACATCAACGTCGCCCCACCGGCACCCGTCTCGCTGGCCATCGTGGCGGTGGGGGTCGTGGAAGTGGACCGCTCCGTCATCGAAAGCACTGCGCAGCCGATGAACGTGTACCTGATGTCCAACAACGCGAACAGCAGTTCGATCAGCTTCGCCAATGGTTCGCGCATCGTCACCGCCGACAGCGCCTACGGGGGGCAGCGCGACGGTGTCATCGAATTGGTGGCATCGAACGTGGCCTTCGGTGCCGGTACCTCACTGACCAGCCGGGCAGCGGGCAATGCGATCACCTTGCGGGGTTTGGCCAGCCCCAATCTGAGCAGCTTCATCAACACAGCTGGCGCCGCTGCGCTGAGCGCGCCGAACGGCCGTTGGCTGCTCTACGCCACCAACCCCACAGACACGAAGGCCTTCGACGCCGGAGGCCTGAACCACGGTGCCACGGTCTACAACAGCACCTACGCCGCCACCACCGACCCCGGCCTGGCGGGCAGCCACCTGCTGCTGTTCAGCGTGGCCCCGCGCCTGTACGCCACCGGCAGCGGCACGGCGCTGGCCAAGACCTACGACGGCGGCAACCAAATCATCGTCACCGGCTCCGGCCAGATCAGGGGCGAGATCAACGGCGACCGCATCCTCGGCTTCTTCACCGATGCCAACGCCGGCAGCGGCAAGACCATCGAGCTCTTCCCCGGCAACAACACCGCGCAGGGCATCGACCTGGCCGGCAAGCCGGTCTATGGCTATGACGCGGGCGAAAACGTCAACATCACGGCGGCAGTGATCACGGCGCCGGCCTTCACGCTCAGCGGCAGCATCGACGCCCGCCCCGTCACGCTCAGCGGCCTGACCGTCACCAGCCGCCCCTACGACGGCACGACCGCTGCGGCCTTCACCGGCGCCAGCCTCAGCGGCCTGGTCGGCAGCCAGACGCTCAACGTCACCACCAGCGCCACCTACGCCAACGCCAACGCCGGCCTCGGCAAGGCCGTCACCGGCACGGCGGCGCTGGCCGATGGCGGCAACGGCGGCCTGGCGGCCAACTACCTGCTCACCAACCCGGGCATCGCCACCACCGGCGACATCACGCCGCGGCCGGTGAGCGTCGGCGGCTTCACCGCCGCCAACCGCAGCTACGACGGCAGCACCGCCGCCACGCTCAGCGGCGGCAGCCTCACCGGCCTGGTCGGCAGCGAGCAGCTGACGATCAACGCCAGCGGCGTCTTTGCCGACCGCAACGCCGGCAGCGCCAAGACCGTCACCATCACCACCACGCTGGCCGACGGGCCCACGCCCGTGGGCGCGGCCGCTCCTGCGGGGCTGGCCGCCAACTACCAGCTCAGCAACCCGTCCACCACCACCACGGCCACCATCACCCCGCGCGACCTGGCGGTGAGCGGCGCCACCGCCGCCAGCAAGACCTACGACGGCAGCAGCGCCGCCACGATCAGCGCCTGGCAGCTCGCCAACGTCATCGGCAGCGACCAGGTGCAGGTGGGCAGCGGCAGCGGCCTGTTCGACAGCCCGGGCGCCGGCAGCGCCCGCGGCGTCACCGCCACGGCCACGGCGCTGGTGGGGAACGACGCCGCCAACTACCGCCTGGCCAGCGCCAGCGTGCGCACCCAGGCCAACATCGACCCCGCCGCGCTGTTCTACACGGCCACCCCGGCGGTGCGCCGCATCGGCGAGCCGCTGAACAACCTGGCCGGCTCGGTGACCGGCTTCGTCGCCGGCGAATCGCTGGCCAGCGCCACCACCGGCACGCTGCGGTTCACCACGCCCGCCACCCCCACCTCACCGGCCGGCCACTACGCCATCAACGGCTCGGGCCTGAGTGCCGCCAACTACCGCTTCGTGCAGTCCAGCGGCAACGCCACCGCGCTCGCGCTGGTCACCCCGCAGCCGGCCGACCAGCCCGCGCTGATCCCTGCCACGATCCTCCCGCCGGCGCGCCCGTCCAGCCCCACCGACGGCCGCACGCTCGATGCCAGCGGCGCGCTGCGCTACGACGCCGACGGGCGCATCCGCTTCGGCCCCGTGGATGTGCAGAACCTGCCCGGCGACCGGCTGAGCGCCATCCTGGAGACGCGGCTGCGCTTCAAGCAGTCCGTGCTGGCCGCCGCACGCGGCCAGCTCGAGAACGACCCCACCCTGGCCGACGCCCCCGCCTGCCTGACGCTGGAGCAGGTGGACAGCGGCACCTGCCTGGTGACCGAGGAGCTCAAGGCCCGCGCCCGCGACCGCCAGCAACTCGCCACCGCGCCCGGCGGCCTCGTGCAGCCACCCGCGCCGGTGCAGGCACCGGCCCCGGCGACAGGGCCGTCTCCAGCGCCGTCTCCAACGCCGTCTCCAGCCCCGTCCCCAGCCCCGGCTGCAGCACCTGTCACCCCCGCACCCGGCAGCGCCACCGCCGCCCTGCCTCGCCCGCCGACCACCGGCCGGCCGGTGCTGCGCAACGCGGCGCTGCCGCAGATCCAGCGCAAGATCGCCGTGGTGATCGGCATCGACCAGTACGCCGACACCCGCATCCCCAGCCTGGATGGCGCCCGCCACGACGCCGACGCTGTGGCCAACCTCTTCAGCAGCCGGTTGGGCTACGAGACCGTGCTGATCCCCGACGCCAGCCGCGAGGCGATCCTGCGCGGCCTCAACCGCGTCGCCCTGCAGGCCGGCCCCAGCGACTCGGTGATCGTCTACTACGCCGGCCACGGCGAGCTGATCGAGAAGACCCGCCTGGGCTACTGGCTGCCCGCGAACGCCCGCGTGGACCAGCCGCAGACCTGGATCTCCAACAACGACATCGGCCGGCTGATGGCGCGCATCTCCGCCTCGCAGGTGGCGCTGATCTCCGACAGCTGCTTCTCCGGCAGCCTGGTCGGCAGCGAGGCGCTGCGCACCGCGGCGGATGCCGATGCCGCCGCGCTGCTGCAGCGCCGCAGCGCCGTGGTGATGTCCTCCGGCGGCAACGAGCCGGTGGCCGACTCGGGCAAGGACGGCCACTCGCCCTTCACCTGGAACCTGCTGCGCCACCTCGAACAAGTATCGACCTGGCGCCCCGGCGGCAACGTCTTCGAGCAGGTCCGCCAGGCCGTGATGCGCGAGGTACCTCAGCGCCCGCGCTACGGCCCGGCGCTGACCGGCCGGCACGAGGCGGGCGGCGACTACCTCTTCGAGACGAGGCTCTATGAGTGA
- a CDS encoding ShlB/FhaC/HecB family hemolysin secretion/activation protein, with amino-acid sequence MPATRFWFRFPFGPRSAVVLIAARCLLGAGLALGTTSAPAADPPGSTATLEVSAFEVTGNTLLPFLDIQRTLEPFKGRRSAAELQAAADRLQALYAEAGWGGVVVFLPPQDAARRARGILALTVLEGKVGRIVVRGQEQFSEANVRASLPELAPGRTPHLPRLDAQLQLANENAAKHLRVLLKPGERAGETDAEVSVSDIPYQRFTLLADNSGNARTGHWRVGLGWQHANLSDHDDTLALQYQTSPTHTSRVDVRSLAYRVPFYGPRLLLDAFAARSDIDGGSVATALGDIRFNGTGQIAGLRLGHLLPRLGGADQRIALGLDWRKYLNRCEIAGLPTGACGTAAGRVVVLPLSLDYSLQSPAPNALGGSLSLQTNTRRSGRDSDLAAFQAVRADAKPGYSLLRLGLNGEWRPAPAWGLRGRLASQLTRAALIPGEQFGLGGAGSVRGYRERELAGDQGSAASLELVQTLWPNEAATDASAPPSLLLTGLRAQWLAFIDTGRVSNRYGTPCLDGRSACSALSWGLGLRLGWGGWQLTLDVARAERAAAETERGDWRGHLAASYSH; translated from the coding sequence ATGCCCGCCACCCGGTTCTGGTTCCGGTTCCCTTTTGGGCCCCGCTCGGCGGTGGTCCTCATTGCGGCGCGCTGCCTGCTCGGCGCCGGACTGGCGCTGGGCACGACATCGGCCCCGGCGGCCGACCCGCCGGGGAGTACGGCCACGCTGGAGGTGAGCGCCTTCGAGGTCACCGGCAACACCCTGCTGCCCTTCCTCGACATCCAGCGCACCCTCGAGCCCTTCAAGGGCCGGCGCAGCGCGGCTGAACTGCAGGCTGCAGCGGACCGCCTGCAGGCGCTCTATGCCGAGGCCGGCTGGGGCGGCGTGGTGGTTTTCCTGCCCCCGCAGGACGCCGCCCGGCGCGCGCGCGGCATCCTCGCCCTGACGGTGCTGGAGGGCAAGGTGGGCCGCATCGTGGTGCGCGGCCAGGAGCAGTTCAGCGAGGCGAACGTGCGCGCCAGCCTGCCCGAGCTCGCCCCGGGGCGCACGCCCCACCTGCCCCGGCTGGATGCGCAGCTGCAGCTCGCCAACGAGAACGCCGCCAAGCACCTGCGCGTGCTGCTCAAGCCCGGCGAGCGCGCCGGCGAGACCGATGCGGAGGTGAGCGTCAGCGACATCCCCTACCAGCGCTTCACCCTGCTGGCCGACAACAGCGGCAACGCCCGCACCGGCCACTGGCGCGTCGGCCTGGGCTGGCAGCACGCCAACCTGAGCGACCACGACGACACGCTGGCGCTGCAGTACCAGACCTCCCCCACCCACACCTCGCGGGTGGACGTGCGCAGCCTCGCCTACCGCGTGCCCTTCTACGGCCCGCGCCTGCTGCTGGACGCCTTCGCGGCCCGCTCGGACATCGACGGCGGCAGCGTCGCGACCGCGCTGGGCGACATCCGCTTCAACGGCACCGGCCAGATCGCTGGCCTGCGCCTGGGCCACCTGCTGCCGCGCCTGGGCGGGGCCGACCAGCGCATCGCCCTCGGGCTGGACTGGCGCAAGTACCTGAACCGCTGCGAGATCGCCGGCCTGCCCACCGGCGCCTGCGGCACGGCGGCCGGCCGCGTCGTGGTGCTGCCGCTCTCGCTGGACTACAGCCTGCAGTCACCGGCCCCCAACGCGCTGGGCGGCAGCCTGTCCCTGCAGACCAACACCCGGCGCAGCGGGCGCGACAGCGACCTCGCCGCCTTCCAGGCCGTGCGCGCCGACGCCAAGCCGGGCTACTCGCTGCTGCGCCTGGGGCTGAACGGCGAATGGCGGCCCGCCCCGGCCTGGGGCCTGCGCGGCCGGCTGGCCTCGCAGCTCACCCGCGCGGCGCTGATCCCAGGCGAGCAGTTCGGTCTGGGCGGTGCAGGCTCGGTGCGCGGCTACCGCGAGCGCGAGCTGGCGGGCGACCAGGGCAGCGCGGCCTCGCTGGAGCTCGTGCAGACCCTCTGGCCCAACGAGGCGGCGACCGACGCCAGCGCGCCGCCCAGCCTGCTCCTGACTGGCCTGCGGGCGCAGTGGCTGGCCTTCATTGACACCGGGCGGGTGAGCAACCGCTACGGCACGCCCTGCCTGGACGGCCGCAGCGCCTGCAGCGCCCTGTCCTGGGGCCTGGGCCTGCGCCTGGGCTGGGGCGGCTGGCAGTTGACCCTGGACGTGGCGCGCGCCGAGCGGGCCGCCGCCGAGACCGAGCGGGGCGACTGGCGCGGCCACCTCGCCGCCAGCTACAGCCATTGA